Proteins from a genomic interval of Actinomycetes bacterium:
- the chrA gene encoding chromate efflux transporter, with protein sequence MPTPDPEPTTTAAPRPPRRLGEVLVVMLKLGTIAFGGPAVHVAMLREETVRRRHWLTDAEFLDLFGAVSVLPGPSSTQLAIVLGRRRAGWAGLLLGGACFILPAMAIVLALAWAYVRYGSTPTGGGVLYGVGPVVIAVVAVAVWELARSALMPHREQGWLAVAGLAAVGVAALAGYLAGLNVLVILAAGGVVVSLAGNWRRLRPTARALLPAVPVGLLAAAVPVRRQPSLTAIAVEFLKLGVVVFGSGYVLLAFLQRDLVSRLGWLDTRQVLDAVVAGQITPGPVFTTATFLGYLLGGVPGAVVATAGIFLPSFVMVAALEPLIGRIRRSPWASAALDGITIAALGLMAGVTIDLGRAAVTDPLTAAVALVALLVVLRWRPNTLWLVLAGAAIGIARTLA encoded by the coding sequence ATGCCCACCCCCGACCCGGAGCCCACCACGACGGCCGCGCCACGGCCACCTCGCCGGCTCGGCGAGGTGCTGGTGGTGATGCTCAAGCTGGGCACGATCGCCTTCGGCGGCCCCGCTGTGCACGTCGCCATGCTGCGGGAGGAGACCGTCCGCCGGCGTCACTGGCTCACCGACGCGGAGTTCCTGGACCTGTTCGGCGCCGTCAGCGTGCTGCCCGGCCCCAGCTCCACCCAGCTGGCGATCGTGCTTGGGCGGCGGCGTGCCGGCTGGGCGGGACTGCTGCTTGGCGGGGCGTGCTTCATCCTGCCGGCCATGGCGATCGTGCTCGCCCTGGCCTGGGCGTACGTCCGCTACGGGTCCACCCCCACCGGTGGTGGGGTGCTGTATGGGGTCGGACCGGTGGTGATCGCGGTGGTCGCGGTCGCGGTGTGGGAGCTGGCCCGCAGCGCCCTCATGCCCCACCGCGAGCAGGGCTGGCTGGCGGTGGCCGGCTTGGCGGCGGTCGGCGTGGCCGCGCTGGCCGGCTACCTCGCCGGACTCAACGTGCTCGTCATCCTCGCCGCCGGCGGCGTGGTGGTCAGCCTGGCCGGCAACTGGCGGCGGCTGCGCCCCACCGCCCGCGCCCTGCTCCCTGCCGTCCCGGTCGGACTGCTGGCCGCCGCCGTGCCCGTCCGCCGCCAGCCCAGTCTGACGGCCATCGCCGTCGAGTTCCTCAAGCTCGGCGTCGTGGTGTTCGGCAGCGGCTACGTCCTGCTGGCCTTCCTGCAACGCGACCTGGTCAGCAGGCTCGGCTGGCTTGACACCCGCCAAGTCCTGGACGCCGTGGTCGCCGGCCAGATCACCCCCGGGCCGGTATTCACCACCGCCACCTTCCTGGGCTACCTGCTCGGCGGCGTCCCCGGCGCCGTCGTCGCCACCGCCGGGATCTTCCTCCCGTCATTTGTGATGGTCGCCGCCCTGGAGCCCCTCATCGGCCGCATCCGCCGCTCCCCCTGGGCCAGCGCCGCCCTGGACGGCATCACCATCGCCGCGCTCGGCCTGATGGCCGGGGTCACCATCGACCTTGGCCGCGCTGCGGTCACCGACCCACTCACCGCCGCCGTCGCCCTTGTGGCCCTGCTCGTGGTGCTGCGCTGGCGGCCAAACACCCTATGGCTGGTGCTGGCCGGCGCCGCCATCGGCATCGCCCGCACCCTCGCATAG